Genomic window (Candidatus Fermentibacter sp.):
GATGTAGTCGTACCAGGCGAAGCCCTGGGTCGGATGGAGGACGCCCTGCAGCCATACCGTCGGCAGGATGCCGAAGAATCTCTGCTCCATCGCGATGATCCCGGCCCCGTGGAAACCGTCGGAACAGGTCGAGACCAGCAGCCTGAGGGCCTGGTAGGACACAGTGAGCATGGCGTAGTAGAACCAGCGCCTGGCCCAGTCGGGGATCGCACGGGCCCGGAGCCCGGCGTAGAGGAGGGCGAAGATGGCGAGCTGCGCCGGCCATCTCGGGACGAGCCTCATGAACGGGATCAGCGCCGCGGCGACGCTGTAGGCGCCGCAGATTGCGAGGATCGCTCGGTAGTACCGGTCGGCGACCGCCTCGAGGAGTTTACCTTTCAGATCGAACACCCATCCCGATGCTCCGGCCGAGCTGTCCGTTCGGTTCTGTGAGAGAGCGAGGGGGGCCAAGGCGTGACGAATGACGTCTCGGTAGGGTTAGAGGACTTGAACGGCCTTCTGCTGTCGCTTCTGCTGCTCACCGGACCCCGGGGGGTGGTCGCTGCATCGGCCAGCAGAAGGGCGCTGCCTCCATCTGTACCCAAAGCACTCGCAGGCTTCGGCCCCCCAGGTGAGTAGTGTAAGGGAACCTCCCGGGATTGTCAAACAGGGCGCGGCTTCATCCCGGATGTGGGGGTCGCGGGCCTTCCTCCTGACGGCGGGCCGGTATGGAACGGGTAGATGCCGGTCGGAATGCCCGAACACCCCGGAGGTGGAGATCGCGGGCCTTCCCCCGGGTGAGCGACGGATTTAGAATGAAGGCTGACGGAAACAGCGGCCCGGCATGCCGGGCGACGAGGAGGGCTGATGCACAGGATTCTGACGACCCTTTCCGCGGCTGCCACCCTGCTGCCGGGAGCCTGCGGCGGTTCGGGAGTGGTGGAGGGCCCGGTGCCTGCAGGAGACCCGCTGCCCGACATCACCGATGCCGATCTCGCGACCCTTTCGGCCGGCAACCGGGAGTTCGCCCTTGCGCTCTTCGGCAGGCTGTGCCTCGAGAGCGGCGACGGGAACGTGATGCTCTCCCCCTACAGCATCTCCTCCGCCCTCGCGATGACCTGGGCGGGAGCTTCCGGAACCACTGCCGGGGAGATGGCCTCGGTCCTGGGGTTCGACATCGACCGTCCGCTGGTCCACGCAGGCTTCCGCCGCATCGGGGGGATGCTGGATCCCGAAGGTCGTGCGGCGACGTGCGAAGGCGATCCGATCGAGCTCGACATAGCCAACGCCATCTGGGCAGAGGCCGGGTTCCCCCTTCTCGACCCGTACGTCGCCATCGTGACGGGGTGCTACGGGGCGGAGGCCAGGAACGCCGACTTCTCGGGCAGTCCCGAAGCCCAGCGCCAGACGATCAACGGCTGGGTGAGCGAAGCCACGCACGGCCGGATAGAGGATCTGCTCGGGCCCGGCTCCATATCCGCCGACACCAGGATGGTGCTCACCAACGCCGTCTATTTCAAGGGGAGCTGGCTCGAAGAGTTCGACCCCGGCCAGACCCGCGACGGCACTTTCACGACCCTCGCCGGCGTCGTGGAAACCGTTCCCCTGATGCACCGGACCGACGACATGGACTACTACGACGGCGAGGGCTTCAGGGCGGTCTCCCTGCCCTATTCCGACGGGGCGGGCCGGATGGTGGCGGTACTCCCCGACAGCGGGATCAGGGAGTTCGAGCAGCGGTTCTCGACGGCCGATCTCGCGGCCATGACCGACGGGTTCTCCACCCGCGAGGTCTTCCTGGCCATGCCGAGGTTCGAGTACGCTTCGTCGTTCTCGCTCTCGCAGGTGCTGGCCGGGATGGGCATGGCCGGTGCCTTCGATCCGTCCACGGCGGACTTCTCGGGCATGACGGGCGGTCGCGACCTCTTCGTGAGCGACGTGGTCCACAAGGCGTTCGTCAGGGTCGACGAGACAGGCACGGAGGCCGCGGCGGCCACAGGGGTCATCATGGCCCTGACGGCGATGCCGCAGGATCAGCCCGTGCAGTTCGTCCTGGACAGGCCGTTCCTTTTCCTGATCATCGACGACCTGACCGGGACGGTGCTGTTCATGGGGCGGATGGCTGATCCGACAGCCTGAAGTTCTCAGTTCCGGGCGTCCATGCAGGCCCTGTCCACCCTCTCGAAGTACTCGGCGCGGCACGCCCGTTCGATGCCCGACATGGCGCCGAACGCGCCCCTGAAGTCGCCCCTCGCCGCGGCGAAGAGGCCGTGTCCGTGCACTATCGCGGCATCGCATCCCAGGAGCGCCCGGGGGAGCGTGCGGTAGAGGCCGGAGGGTCCGGCGCCCACCTCGCCCGATACGATCGGGACGCCTCCGGCATGCCGCCCGTGGGGGCAGCGGAGGTGGCATGAACCCCTGTCCGGGCACGAGGGCCTGCCGCAGGCCAGCGATGCGATCACCGCGAACCTGGGGTGTCCGTGCAGGATGCCGTCGGCGCCGGTGACCCGAAGGGCTTCGACATGGGCCATGTACTCG
Coding sequences:
- a CDS encoding serpin family protein, which codes for MHRILTTLSAAATLLPGACGGSGVVEGPVPAGDPLPDITDADLATLSAGNREFALALFGRLCLESGDGNVMLSPYSISSALAMTWAGASGTTAGEMASVLGFDIDRPLVHAGFRRIGGMLDPEGRAATCEGDPIELDIANAIWAEAGFPLLDPYVAIVTGCYGAEARNADFSGSPEAQRQTINGWVSEATHGRIEDLLGPGSISADTRMVLTNAVYFKGSWLEEFDPGQTRDGTFTTLAGVVETVPLMHRTDDMDYYDGEGFRAVSLPYSDGAGRMVAVLPDSGIREFEQRFSTADLAAMTDGFSTREVFLAMPRFEYASSFSLSQVLAGMGMAGAFDPSTADFSGMTGGRDLFVSDVVHKAFVRVDETGTEAAAATGVIMALTAMPQDQPVQFVLDRPFLFLIIDDLTGTVLFMGRMADPTA